A window from Tenacibaculum singaporense encodes these proteins:
- a CDS encoding NAD(P)H-dependent glycerol-3-phosphate dehydrogenase, with translation MSNQTRIAVLGGGSWATAIVKMLSENLETIGWYMRSIYAIEHIKRNKHNPSYLSSAELHPEQLDLSENINYIVENYDVLIFAVPSAFLNGELEKLTASLENKVIFSAIKGIVPESGLIVGEHFHEKYNIPYENIGVISGPCHAEEVAMERLSYLTLACQDEEKAKKLSEAIAGRYIKTKISDDIIGTEYAAMLKNIYAIAAGIAHGLGYGDNFQAVLMSNGIREMKRFIKKIHKMKRNINNSAYLGDLLVTGYSTFSRNRMFGNMIGKGYTVKSAMLEMSMVAEGYYATKSAYKINQKNKAKTPIIDAVYNVLYDKKEAKDEFLKLTNRLD, from the coding sequence ATGAGCAATCAAACTAGAATAGCCGTTTTAGGAGGTGGAAGTTGGGCAACAGCTATTGTTAAAATGTTATCAGAAAATTTAGAAACTATTGGTTGGTATATGCGTAGCATATATGCTATTGAACATATTAAACGTAACAAACATAATCCTAGTTATTTAAGTTCAGCAGAGTTACATCCTGAACAGTTAGATTTGTCTGAGAATATAAATTATATTGTTGAAAATTATGACGTGTTAATTTTTGCCGTTCCTTCTGCTTTTTTGAACGGAGAATTAGAAAAACTTACTGCTTCCTTAGAGAATAAAGTTATTTTTTCAGCCATTAAAGGAATTGTACCAGAATCAGGATTAATTGTTGGTGAACATTTTCATGAAAAATACAATATACCATATGAAAATATTGGGGTAATATCTGGACCATGTCATGCAGAAGAAGTAGCAATGGAACGCTTATCGTATTTAACACTTGCTTGTCAAGATGAAGAAAAAGCTAAAAAACTTAGTGAAGCTATTGCAGGACGCTATATTAAAACTAAAATATCTGATGATATTATTGGTACTGAATATGCAGCGATGTTAAAAAATATTTATGCTATAGCAGCAGGAATTGCTCATGGTTTAGGCTATGGAGACAATTTTCAAGCGGTATTAATGAGTAATGGTATTAGAGAAATGAAACGCTTTATTAAAAAGATTCATAAAATGAAGCGTAATATCAACAATTCAGCATACCTAGGTGATTTGTTAGTTACTGGATATTCTACATTTAGTAGAAATAGAATGTTTGGAAACATGATAGGAAAAGGCTACACTGTAAAATCTGCAATGTTAGAAATGAGTATGGTTGCTGAAGGATACTATGCTACAAAAAGTGCATATAAAATCAATCAAAAAAACAAAGCTAAAACTCCAATAATCGACGCTGTTTATAACGTTTTGTATGACAAAAAAGAAGCGAAAGATGAGTTTTTAAAGTTAACAAATAGATTAGATTAG